From Salvelinus namaycush isolate Seneca chromosome 27, SaNama_1.0, whole genome shotgun sequence, the proteins below share one genomic window:
- the LOC120022499 gene encoding polypeptide N-acetylgalactosaminyltransferase 12-like, with protein sequence MALSRRRNRWKLIVCLFAASIVGYFILNRHNNHGDIAGTRRREVPTEQDIANEMLKKPVYDKPTLDLNALGEMGRAVKLNLVGEEKRNEEESINKHQINTYVSDLVSLHRSLPERWNPLCKDQKYDYRSLPSTSVVIAFYNEAWSTLLRTVHSVLETSPDRLLREVVLVDDYSDRAHLKEPLENYISSLKKVHLIRARKREGLVRARLLGASIATGDVLTFLDCHCECHRGWLEPLLERIKEEPSAVVCPVIDVIDWNTFQYLGNPGEPQIGGFDWRLVFTWHSVPEYEQKRRRSAIDVIRSPTMAGGLFAVSKNYFHYLGTYDTGMEVWGGENLEFSFRIWQCGGSLEIHPCSHVGHVFPKKAPYSRSKALANSVRAAEVWMDDYKELYYHRNPHARLEAFGDVTDRRRLRTQLGCKDFKWYLENIYPDIHVPEDRPGMFGMLKNRGMSSYCFDYNPPDDHNLVGHRIILYPCHGMGQNQFFEYSNESREIRYNTREPAGCAVGDAVSNYLTVHLCRKPRQTVPQDQKFVLREDDTLYHVMTQKCVQAVDKTDNGTPAPALRPCSDHANQKWFFEERGA encoded by the exons ATGGCACTTTCCCGGCGAAGGAATCGGTGGAAGTTGATAGTTTGCCTTTTTGCGGCGTCTATAGtgggatattttattttaaaCAGGCATAATAATCACGGTGACATAGCTGGAACACGTCGAAGAGAGGTTCCAACTGAGCAAGATATTGCAAATGAAATGCTTAAAAAGCCTGTTTATGACAAACCGACGTTGGATTTAAATGCCTTGGGAGAAATGGGCAGAGCTGTCAAATTAAACCTCgttggagaggagaagagaaacgAAGAGGAAAGTATTAATAAACACCAGATTAATACCTATGTGAGTGATCTGGTATCTCTCCACCGCAGTCTACCCGAACGATGGAATCCTCT TTGTAAGGACCAGAAGTATGACTATAGGTCATTGCCATCCACTTCAGTGGTGATCGCCTTCTACAACGAGGCCTGGTCCACACTGCTACGTACTGTCCACAGTGTCCTGGAGACCTCACCCGACAGACTGCTACGAGAGGTGGTGCTGGTGGACGACTATAGTGACAGAG CTCATTTGAAGGAGCCGTTAGAAAACTACATCTCCAGCTTGAAGAAGGTGCATCTGATCCGGGCCAGGAAGAGGGAGGGCCTGGTGCGGGCCAGGCTCTTGGGGGCCTCCATCGCCACGGGCGATGTGCTGACCTTTCTCGACTGCCACTGTGAATGCCACAGGGGCTGGCTGGAGCCCCTGCTCGAGAG GATTAAGGAGGAACCGTCCGCTGTGGTGTGTCCCGTCATTGATGTCATCGACTGGAACACCTTCCAGTATCTAGGCAACCCCGGGGAACCCCAGATCGGAGGTTTTGATTGGCGGCTGGTCTTCACCTGGCACTCGGTGCCAGAGTATGAGCAGAAACGCAGGCGCTCTGCCATCGATGTCATCAG GTCTCCTACTATGGCTGGTGGGCTGTTTGCTGTCAGTAAGAACTATTTCCATTACCTGGGCACGTATGACACAGGCATGGAGGTGTGGGGAGGAGAGAACCTAGAGTTCTCATTTAGG aTCTGGCAGTGCGGGGGCAGCCTGGAGATCCACCCCTGCTCCCACGTGGGCCATGTCTTCCCCAAGAAGGCCCCCTATTCGCGGAGTAAGGCCCTGGCCAACAGCGTGCGTGCTGCAGAGGTCTGGATGGACGACTACAAGGAGTTGTACTACCACCGTAACCCCCACGCTCGCCTG gaaGCCTTTGGGGATGTGACAGACAGGAGGAGGCTCAGGACCCAGCTGGGATGTAAGGACTTCAAGTGGTACCTGGAGAACATCTATCCTGATATCCACGTCCCTGAGGACAGGCCTGGGATGTTTGGAATG CTGAAGAACAGAGGCATGTCCAGCTACTGCTTTGACTACAACCCTCCTGACGACCATAACCTGGTGGGCCACCGGATCATCCTCTACCCCTGTCATGGCATGGGACAAAACCAG TTTTTTGAGTACTCCAATGAGAGTAGGGAGATCCGCTATAACACCAGGGAGCCAGCAGGGTGCGCTGTGGGGGACGCTGTCTCCAACTACCTGACCGTGCACCTGTGCAGGAAACCCCGGCAGACTGTACCACAGGACCAGAAGTTTGTCCTCAGAGAG GACGACACCCTCTACCATGTGATGACGCAGAAGTGCGTCCAGGCCGTGGACAAGACTGACAACGGCACCCCTGCCCCTGCCCTGCGGCCTTGCTCAGACCACGCCAACCAGAAGTGGTTTTTTGAGGAGAGGGGGGCGTAG